From a single Eretmochelys imbricata isolate rEreImb1 chromosome 13, rEreImb1.hap1, whole genome shotgun sequence genomic region:
- the LOC144273611 gene encoding mast cell protease 3-like: MLLLLLFPMVFPLSPGAQAGEIIGGQEAQPHSRPYMAFVRIQREGKGGNICGGFLIQEDVMVTAAHCNCNLGNISVLLGAHNFEIDELGMQKIWVWRRIPHPEFNDETFENDLMLLQLMDKAKLTQTVGTIPLSQKKVKKGAVCSMAGWGQTSSKTNSQPSPTLQEVELMVMDKKMRLSQPYLHYVPPRMLCVGDPQERKSPFLGDSGGPLVCDGKARGIVSHGSGDWSTPSVFTRLSIYVPWIKKTLRKLKP; the protein is encoded by the exons atgctgctgctgctcctgtttcCCATGGTCTTTCCCCTGTCCCCCGGGGCTCAGGCTG GGGAGATCATTGGAGGACAGGAAGCCCAGCCTCACTCCAGACCCTACATGGCCTTTGTAAGAAtacagagagaaggaaagggaggaaaCATATGTGGAGGGTTCCTGATCCAGGAGGACGTGATGGTGACGGCAGCTCATTGTAACTGCAACCTTGG CAACATCTCCGTGCTGCTGGGGGCCCACAACTTTGAAATAGATGAACTGGGGATGCAGAAAATCTGGGTATGGCGCCGAATCCCCCACCCAGAATTCAATGACGAGACGTTTGAAAATGACCTCATGCTGCTGCAG CTGATGGACAAGGCCAAGCTGACCCAGACTGTGGGCACAATTCCCCTGTCCCAGAAGAAGGTGAAGAAGGGGGCAGTGTGCAGCATGGCTGGCTGGGGCCAGACCAGTAGCAAGACAAACTCCCAGCCCTCCCCGACCCTGCAGGAGGTGGAACTGATGGTCATGGACAAGAAAATGCGTCTGTCTCAGCCCTATCTGCACTATGTCCCACCCAGGATGCTGTGCGTGGGGGACCCCCAGGAGAGGAAGTCGCCATTCCTG GGCGACTCTGGGGGCCCACTGGTCTGTGATGGGAAGGCCCGGGGCATAGTCTCCCATGGCAGCGGTGACTGGTCAACTCCCAGTGTGTTTACCAGGCTCTCCATATACGTCCCGTGGATCAAGAAAACTCTGCGCAAGCTGAAGCCTTAG